In Candidatus Kryptonium sp., the following are encoded in one genomic region:
- a CDS encoding S8 family peptidase, which yields MKINYRRYTGVALILMVGFLIGLISGCSQPFEQEGINTPQQQGLAPVIKSAENTIPGRYIVVFRENVLPKGDFKNVAEAVTKIASEIASAYDLDLEHVYRYTIKGFSAEISEDKLIALRSDPRIEYIEEDGIVYAFAQTLPWGIDRIDADISSTRAGDGTGSVTGVRVYVIDTGIQLNHPDLNVVGGVDFTGKGTANDGNGHGTHVAGTIGAKDDNNYVVGVAPGVELFAVKVLGDDGSGSFSNVIAGVDFVTQQKLNNPSLPIVANMSLGARTGTSYNSLDYAVLNSINAGVVYIIAAGNDGADAKNYSPAHVKEAITVGAYDETNRFATFSNWGSLLDINAPGVRILSTYIGSSTATLSGTSMAAPHVAGAAALYLSRNPNATPQQVRDRLVADGKAWVSVNRSRTTNLSVYAGNY from the coding sequence ATGAAGATAAATTATAGAAGATATACTGGCGTTGCTTTAATTTTAATGGTTGGATTTTTAATCGGATTAATATCGGGTTGTAGCCAGCCATTTGAGCAAGAAGGTATAAATACGCCACAACAACAAGGGCTTGCTCCTGTTATAAAATCCGCAGAAAATACAATTCCTGGTAGATATATAGTCGTTTTCAGAGAAAATGTGCTTCCAAAAGGCGATTTCAAGAATGTTGCTGAAGCTGTCACTAAAATAGCCAGCGAAATTGCTTCAGCTTACGATTTAGACCTTGAGCATGTTTATCGCTATACAATCAAAGGATTTTCTGCCGAAATATCCGAAGATAAACTAATTGCCTTGCGAAGTGATCCGAGAATAGAATATATTGAAGAAGACGGAATTGTTTATGCCTTTGCTCAGACATTACCTTGGGGAATTGATAGAATTGATGCTGATATAAGTTCAACAAGAGCGGGTGATGGGACCGGGAGCGTAACTGGTGTTAGAGTTTATGTAATTGATACTGGAATTCAACTTAATCATCCTGATTTAAATGTTGTCGGTGGTGTTGATTTCACAGGCAAGGGAACAGCAAACGATGGAAACGGACATGGAACACATGTCGCAGGAACTATAGGTGCGAAGGATGATAATAACTATGTCGTTGGTGTTGCACCCGGGGTTGAGCTTTTCGCTGTCAAAGTCCTCGGTGACGATGGTTCAGGCTCGTTTTCAAATGTAATTGCAGGTGTTGACTTCGTGACACAACAAAAACTTAATAATCCAAGCCTTCCTATCGTTGCAAACATGAGCCTCGGTGCAAGAACTGGAACAAGCTACAATTCGCTTGATTATGCTGTTTTGAACTCAATAAATGCTGGTGTTGTCTACATAATAGCAGCTGGAAACGACGGAGCAGATGCAAAAAATTATAGCCCCGCTCATGTTAAAGAAGCTATCACCGTTGGAGCTTACGATGAAACAAATAGATTTGCGACATTTTCAAACTGGGGTTCTTTGCTTGATATAAACGCTCCGGGAGTGAGAATACTATCAACTTATATTGGTAGCTCAACCGCAACTTTAAGTGGGACATCAATGGCTGCACCCCATGTAGCCGGAGCAGCTGCGCTTTACTTATCAAGAAATCCTAACGCAACACCCCAACAAGTTAGAGATCGCCTCGTCGCAGATGGAAAAGCCTGGGTTAGCGTAAATAGATCCAGAACAACTAACTTGTCCGTTTACGCTGGAAATTACTAA
- the pyrR gene encoding bifunctional pyr operon transcriptional regulator/uracil phosphoribosyltransferase PyrR produces MRVKEKIMDAEDIERTLNRLAYEIIERNKGSKNLAIVGIRTRGEFLARRLAEKISKLENTEIPVGILDITFYRDDVRLKLRQPEVKTTEISFPVDDKDIILVDDVLFTGRTVRSALDELIDFGRPKTVQLVVLIDRGNRELPIQADFVGKKVKTSLNEEIKVNLKEVDGEDSVLLIEHD; encoded by the coding sequence ATGAGGGTGAAAGAGAAAATAATGGACGCTGAGGACATCGAGCGAACTCTTAACAGATTAGCATATGAAATAATTGAGCGAAACAAAGGATCAAAAAATCTTGCTATAGTTGGAATAAGAACAAGAGGTGAATTTCTCGCAAGAAGATTGGCAGAAAAAATTTCAAAACTTGAAAATACCGAAATCCCCGTTGGAATTCTTGATATAACCTTCTATCGGGATGATGTGAGATTAAAACTAAGACAACCAGAAGTTAAAACAACCGAGATCAGTTTTCCTGTTGATGATAAAGATATAATTCTTGTTGATGATGTTCTTTTCACAGGGAGAACAGTCAGATCTGCGCTTGATGAACTTATTGACTTCGGAAGACCTAAAACAGTCCAACTTGTTGTGTTAATAGACCGTGGGAACAGGGAACTTCCAATTCAGGCTGACTTCGTTGGGAAAAAGGTAAAGACAAGTTTAAATGAAGAGATAAAAGTTAATCTAAAAGAGGTTGATGGAGAAGATTCGGTCCTTTTGATTGAGCATGATTAA
- a CDS encoding YceI family protein, translated as MTVLFLLFLAIFFSPITLFSQTILVEAEMGTSYAQYFLRHPLHSVKAVNNEVKFLIEYAPEQKKIIRAEAIAEVRKFNSGNSNRDSHAMEVIEALKYPTVSFKSSEIKIINDDIEVTGLLNFHGQTRGITMKGKIKREGDFLLVNGEFQISLTEFKVKRPTLLFIPTDDILKLYIFAKFKIPE; from the coding sequence ATGACCGTTTTATTTTTGCTTTTTCTTGCGATATTTTTCTCTCCGATAACACTGTTTTCTCAAACTATTTTAGTAGAAGCAGAAATGGGAACATCTTACGCCCAATATTTTCTTAGACATCCTCTTCACTCGGTCAAGGCGGTAAATAACGAAGTTAAATTTTTAATTGAATATGCTCCAGAACAAAAAAAGATAATAAGAGCGGAAGCGATCGCTGAGGTAAGAAAATTTAACAGCGGAAACTCAAATCGCGATTCACATGCCATGGAGGTTATTGAAGCATTAAAATATCCAACCGTGAGCTTCAAAAGTTCAGAAATAAAAATAATCAACGATGATATAGAAGTCACAGGTCTACTCAATTTTCACGGACAAACAAGGGGGATAACAATGAAAGGAAAGATCAAAAGAGAAGGAGATTTTCTTCTGGTTAATGGTGAATTTCAAATAAGCTTAACCGAGTTCAAAGTGAAAAGACCAACACTTCTATTTATCCCCACCGATGATATTCTAAAACTGTACATCTTCGCAAAATTTAAAATACCAGAATAA
- the prfA gene encoding peptide chain release factor 1 — MFEKLEKIKKRYEELTNLLTQPEIVSDVNTYKTLSKEHHELSEIVELYNQYLATEKNLNETRELYKATTDPEFKELVQEEINLLQERLKKLEEQIKDALIPKDPNDSKNAIVEIRAGTGGEEAALFAADLFRMYSRYAEKKGWKVEVMDFNETGLGGFKEIIFYVTGNNVYGTLKYESGVHRVQRVPITESSGRIHTSAASVVVLPEIEDVEIEINPDDLKIEFYRAGGHGGQNVNKVETAVRITHIPTGIVVQCQDERSQFKNREKAMKILRSRLYDKMIMEKEAEITAHRRSLVKTGDRSEKIRTYNFPQNRVTDHRINFTLYNLQEILDGDLDALIEALKLADKKEKLEQG; from the coding sequence GTGTTTGAGAAACTTGAAAAAATAAAAAAGAGATACGAAGAACTCACAAATCTTTTGACTCAACCTGAAATCGTTTCGGATGTTAACACATATAAAACTCTCTCAAAGGAGCATCACGAGCTTTCCGAGATCGTTGAACTTTACAATCAATATCTTGCTACTGAAAAAAACTTAAACGAGACAAGGGAACTGTACAAAGCAACAACTGATCCAGAATTTAAAGAATTAGTGCAAGAGGAAATAAATTTACTTCAAGAGAGACTAAAAAAACTTGAGGAGCAGATTAAAGATGCTTTAATACCTAAAGATCCAAATGATTCAAAAAACGCCATCGTTGAAATCAGAGCGGGAACAGGTGGGGAAGAAGCTGCTCTTTTCGCTGCTGATCTTTTTAGAATGTATTCAAGATATGCGGAAAAGAAAGGGTGGAAGGTTGAAGTTATGGACTTCAATGAAACAGGGCTCGGTGGATTTAAAGAGATAATTTTCTATGTCACTGGAAATAATGTTTATGGGACATTGAAATATGAAAGTGGGGTTCACAGGGTTCAAAGAGTTCCAATAACTGAGTCAAGCGGGAGAATTCACACCTCAGCTGCAAGTGTCGTAGTTTTGCCTGAAATTGAAGATGTTGAAATTGAGATAAATCCAGATGACTTGAAAATTGAATTTTATCGTGCAGGTGGTCATGGTGGGCAAAATGTTAACAAAGTTGAAACGGCGGTTAGAATTACGCATATCCCTACGGGAATCGTCGTCCAGTGTCAAGATGAACGCTCACAATTTAAAAACCGCGAGAAGGCAATGAAAATTTTGAGATCAAGATTGTATGACAAAATGATCATGGAAAAAGAAGCGGAGATCACAGCTCATAGAAGAAGCCTGGTTAAAACAGGGGATAGAAGTGAAAAAATAAGAACATATAACTTCCCACAAAATCGGGTAACCGACCACAGGATCAACTTCACCCTTTATAACCTTCAAGAGATACTTGATGGTGATCTTGATGCTTTGATTGAAGCTTTGAAACTTGCGGATAAGAAAGAAAAACTTGAACAAGGATAA
- a CDS encoding ABC transporter permease, with protein sequence MNLEDTILSAYHSIRSNPLRSFLTILGIIIGVAAVIAMIAVGQGAQYSVQKQIESLGTNVLVVFPGAPTQTGRVRMEAGFTSRLTIEDVEAIKTQCDAVAYATPVVRTMSQVIYGNNNWRTGVYGVNTDYFQIRAWGLSAGSYFTEQDVKAGAKVCVIGQTVKNALFGDEDPIGKIIRIRDVPVKVVGVLEPKGQNVMGQDQDDIIVAPYTTVMSRLSRFFFIGSILVSAVNQNLIPTAQQQITQVLREKHKIQPWQEDDFTVRTQTDIATTAQETSRIMTILLGSIASVSLIVGGIGVMNIMLVSVTERTREIGIRISVGARKRDILFQFLLEAVVLTVTGGVFGIIFGVLLSRIISGFAGWPVFISVGAILLAFSFSAAVGIFFGFYPAKKAANLDPVEALRYE encoded by the coding sequence ATGAATCTTGAAGATACAATCCTCTCGGCATATCATTCAATAAGAAGCAATCCACTGCGTTCATTTTTAACTATACTTGGGATAATAATTGGCGTTGCAGCAGTCATTGCGATGATTGCAGTTGGACAAGGGGCACAATATTCCGTCCAAAAGCAGATTGAATCTCTCGGAACAAATGTCCTTGTAGTTTTCCCAGGAGCCCCTACTCAAACTGGAAGAGTGAGAATGGAAGCTGGATTTACAAGTAGATTGACAATTGAGGATGTTGAAGCAATCAAAACGCAATGCGACGCGGTTGCTTATGCTACTCCAGTAGTGCGAACTATGTCTCAAGTTATCTACGGAAATAATAACTGGAGAACGGGGGTTTATGGCGTCAATACTGATTATTTCCAGATAAGAGCTTGGGGATTATCCGCAGGAAGTTATTTCACTGAGCAAGATGTGAAAGCAGGAGCAAAAGTTTGTGTAATAGGTCAAACTGTTAAAAATGCTCTTTTTGGTGACGAAGATCCGATAGGGAAAATAATAAGAATCCGAGATGTCCCTGTAAAAGTTGTTGGGGTTCTTGAGCCAAAAGGGCAAAATGTTATGGGGCAAGATCAAGATGATATAATCGTCGCACCATATACAACTGTAATGAGCCGACTTTCAAGGTTCTTTTTCATCGGTTCAATTCTCGTCTCTGCGGTTAACCAGAACTTAATCCCTACAGCTCAACAGCAAATAACTCAAGTTTTAAGAGAAAAACATAAAATTCAACCGTGGCAAGAAGACGATTTCACTGTAAGAACTCAAACTGATATAGCTACAACAGCGCAAGAGACATCAAGGATAATGACAATTTTGCTCGGAAGTATAGCCTCTGTATCTTTAATTGTCGGTGGAATTGGAGTAATGAACATAATGCTTGTTTCAGTAACAGAGAGAACAAGGGAAATAGGAATTCGCATATCAGTAGGTGCTCGTAAAAGAGATATATTGTTTCAATTTCTCCTTGAGGCGGTTGTTTTAACTGTTACTGGTGGTGTTTTTGGGATAATTTTTGGAGTTTTATTGTCAAGGATAATCTCTGGCTTTGCAGGATGGCCAGTTTTTATATCCGTTGGAGCAATACTTCTTGCCTTTAGCTTTTCAGCAGCTGTTGGAATCTTCTTCGGTTTTTATCCCGCAAAGAAAGCAGCAAACCTTGATCCCGTAGAAGCGTTAAGATATGAGTAA
- a CDS encoding site-specific DNA-methyltransferase, which translates to MKIGIFEVDNIYCGDSLVLMKDIPNDSIDLIITDPPFAIDFKAKRNNYNRDPDKVLEGYNEIPKEKYYEFSVNWISQAYRILKPTGSMFVFSGWTNLKDILNAIDDAGFITINHIIWKYQFGVFTQRKFVTSHYHILFVVKDEEKYKFNKIEHYPEDVWIINREYWTGKIKTPTKLPTSLVRKIILYASDEGDLVFDPFLGSGQVVVVAKALNRRFLGFELVPQYCEFIRDRLRNIEINLFSLE; encoded by the coding sequence ATGAAGATTGGAATCTTTGAAGTTGATAATATCTATTGTGGAGATTCGTTAGTCCTTATGAAGGACATACCTAATGATTCAATTGATTTAATCATAACAGATCCGCCGTTTGCGATTGATTTTAAGGCGAAAAGAAATAATTACAACAGGGATCCTGATAAGGTTCTTGAAGGTTATAACGAGATTCCTAAAGAGAAGTATTACGAATTTTCTGTTAACTGGATAAGCCAGGCGTACAGGATTCTCAAGCCCACTGGTTCAATGTTTGTCTTTTCTGGTTGGACGAACTTGAAAGATATTCTAAATGCAATTGATGACGCTGGCTTTATTACGATTAATCATATAATTTGGAAATATCAATTTGGCGTTTTCACTCAACGAAAGTTTGTAACAAGTCATTATCATATTCTTTTTGTCGTAAAGGATGAAGAAAAATACAAGTTTAACAAAATTGAGCATTATCCTGAAGATGTTTGGATAATCAACAGGGAATACTGGACCGGTAAGATTAAAACGCCGACGAAGTTGCCGACATCTTTGGTTAGAAAGATTATCCTTTATGCCTCTGATGAAGGTGATCTTGTGTTTGATCCATTTCTTGGTTCTGGTCAAGTCGTTGTGGTTGCTAAGGCTTTAAATCGCAGATTCCTTGGCTTTGAGCTTGTGCCTCAATACTGTGAATTCATCCGCGACAGATTGAGAAACATTGAAATAAACTTGTTTAGTTTAGAATAA
- a CDS encoding sigma-70 family RNA polymerase sigma factor — MKLNDKLKSLIKQKKRDKKLSDDELLKKQKEFEKEAIPHMQFLYNFAYRMTGNEEDAKDLIQETYLKAFRFWDQYEPGTNIRAWLFKIMKNSYINKYRKATKEPGKVDYDEVQNFYETVRDESFETSDLQEHIFENIFEDEIIEALGKLPDEFRTVVILADIEGQTYEEIAKFLDIPIGTVRSRLHRGRKMLRRELFEFAKKKGYIKGKPEDYDIDDPEKD; from the coding sequence ATGAAACTCAACGACAAATTAAAAAGCTTGATCAAGCAGAAAAAGCGGGACAAAAAATTAAGCGACGATGAATTACTGAAAAAGCAGAAGGAATTTGAGAAAGAAGCGATTCCACACATGCAATTCCTTTACAATTTTGCGTATCGCATGACAGGAAACGAGGAAGACGCTAAAGATTTGATTCAAGAAACATATCTTAAAGCATTCAGATTTTGGGATCAATACGAACCTGGAACAAACATAAGAGCGTGGTTGTTTAAGATAATGAAAAATTCATACATCAATAAATATCGTAAGGCTACAAAAGAACCTGGCAAAGTTGATTACGATGAGGTTCAGAATTTCTATGAGACCGTCCGAGATGAATCGTTTGAAACATCAGATTTACAAGAACATATCTTTGAAAACATATTTGAAGATGAAATTATAGAAGCTTTAGGTAAATTACCAGATGAGTTCAGGACGGTTGTTATACTTGCAGATATTGAAGGACAAACCTACGAAGAAATAGCGAAGTTCCTTGACATACCAATTGGAACTGTGCGTTCAAGGTTGCATAGAGGAAGGAAAATGTTGAGAAGAGAACTTTTTGAGTTTGCAAAGAAAAAGGGATATATAAAAGGTAAACCAGAAGATTATGATATAGATGATCCAGAAAAAGATTAA
- a CDS encoding zf-HC2 domain-containing protein, protein MDCRQTREFMSALVDNEEIDSQTKQKLEEHIWRCATCKIELELEKKTKETIQSKVKIIPVPNELITSVLNQIRSIQDGYPSSLQKFQSKNPAPKPWLEVAFALGVVIVTLSVAVLFTSIYENKLKQKDLVIREVSPLVKQFDSIAKGFTKPEILSDNPEHVWNEAVSRAGFTPKLIRIPQFKMVGASVKDIHSNSNNIKCVNLIYRKGDTLILFHQAPLKTTNLHEDVKKRILKGEWIYDEIDNNSFAIWGTEDLACCAISNLRKEDLEKILKQRW, encoded by the coding sequence ATGGATTGCAGACAAACAAGGGAATTTATGAGCGCCCTTGTTGATAATGAAGAAATTGACTCACAAACAAAACAAAAACTTGAAGAACATATCTGGCGATGCGCTACTTGTAAAATTGAACTTGAACTGGAGAAAAAGACAAAAGAAACAATTCAATCAAAAGTCAAAATAATTCCCGTCCCGAACGAACTCATCACATCAGTCCTCAACCAGATAAGGTCAATCCAAGATGGTTATCCTTCATCTTTACAAAAGTTTCAGTCTAAAAATCCAGCGCCTAAACCTTGGCTTGAGGTCGCTTTCGCTCTTGGAGTTGTGATCGTGACGCTTTCAGTTGCAGTTTTATTCACCTCAATCTATGAGAATAAACTAAAGCAAAAGGATCTCGTCATAAGAGAGGTTTCTCCGCTTGTCAAACAGTTTGATTCAATAGCCAAGGGCTTTACGAAGCCAGAAATTTTATCCGACAACCCTGAACATGTTTGGAATGAAGCTGTCTCAAGAGCTGGTTTCACACCTAAATTGATCAGAATCCCACAATTTAAAATGGTTGGTGCATCCGTCAAAGATATACATTCAAACTCAAATAATATAAAATGTGTCAATCTTATCTATCGTAAGGGGGACACATTGATCTTATTCCATCAAGCACCGCTTAAAACAACTAATCTTCACGAAGATGTAAAGAAGCGAATTCTTAAAGGTGAATGGATTTACGATGAAATTGATAACAATTCATTTGCCATTTGGGGCACCGAAGACCTCGCTTGCTGTGCGATCTCAAACTTAAGAAAAGAAGATCTTGAGAAAATTTTAAAACAAAGATGGTAA
- a CDS encoding aspartate carbamoyltransferase catalytic subunit, whose translation MALKSRHLLGLEGVPKEDIELILNTAVSFKEVLERPVKKVPTLQGKTIVNLFFESSTRTRISFELAERRLSADVVNFTTAGSSIAKGETFKDTVKNIEAMKIDMVVIRHSSSGAPHFLAKIIDANVINAGDGTHEHPTQALLDIFTMREKFGYIQGLNVCIVGDILHSRVARSNIFGLKTLGANVFVCGPETLIPRDIEKLGVEIYHNIDDVIPKVDVLNVLRLQLERQNSAFIPSLQEYHKFFGITRKRLEKASKPILIMHPGPINRGVELSSDVADSEHSVILEQVTNGVAIRMAVLYLLGTMSN comes from the coding sequence ATGGCATTAAAAAGTCGTCATCTCTTGGGACTTGAGGGAGTACCGAAGGAAGATATTGAATTGATTCTAAATACAGCTGTTTCGTTTAAAGAGGTTCTTGAAAGACCTGTCAAGAAAGTTCCAACGCTTCAGGGGAAAACGATAGTTAATTTGTTTTTTGAAAGTTCAACAAGAACAAGAATATCGTTTGAATTGGCGGAGCGACGATTGTCAGCTGATGTCGTTAATTTTACAACTGCTGGAAGTAGCATCGCAAAAGGAGAGACATTTAAAGATACGGTCAAAAACATTGAAGCGATGAAAATTGATATGGTTGTGATAAGACATTCTTCGTCAGGGGCGCCACATTTTCTTGCTAAAATAATTGATGCAAATGTCATAAACGCTGGTGATGGGACACACGAACATCCAACTCAAGCTTTGCTTGATATTTTTACAATGCGTGAGAAATTTGGTTATATTCAAGGTTTAAATGTCTGTATAGTCGGGGATATACTTCACAGTAGAGTGGCAAGATCAAATATATTTGGTTTGAAAACGCTTGGTGCTAATGTTTTTGTTTGTGGTCCTGAAACGCTCATACCAAGAGATATTGAAAAACTTGGAGTTGAAATTTATCATAACATTGATGATGTTATACCGAAAGTTGATGTTCTTAATGTGCTAAGGTTACAACTTGAAAGGCAAAATTCGGCTTTTATCCCATCGCTTCAAGAATATCATAAATTCTTTGGGATAACAAGAAAGCGTCTTGAAAAAGCAAGCAAACCAATTTTGATAATGCATCCTGGGCCGATAAATCGTGGCGTTGAGCTTTCTTCAGATGTCGCTGATAGCGAACATTCCGTTATACTTGAACAAGTAACAAATGGAGTCGCAATAAGAATGGCCGTCCTTTACCTTCTTGGAACAATGTCAAATTGA
- a CDS encoding dihydroorotase encodes MKVLFKNARVINPNQNLDEVLDLLIIDGKIEKIGKIEETETFEVYDLTGKIIVPGFVDMHVHLREPGFEHKETIDSGIEAAANGGFTAICCMPNTEPAIDEPGVVEYVKKRANESLGGIVDVYPIGAITKKREGKELAPIAELIESGVIAFSDDGNSVQDSGVMRKAFEYISMFDKVIIQHCEDRTLSQNGMMNEGYWSTLLGLPPYPAISEEIILYRDLKLIQYLKPKIKNVKYHIAHISSKGSVELLKKFKNDLNITAEVTPHHLLLRDKDIWSSGYDTNLKVNPPLKGEEDIEALISALKDGTIDVIATDHAPHAPEEKESDFASAPFGIIGLETAVGLILSEFVNKGIISIQRMVELFSINPRKILGLPQVKITEGEIANLTIIDSSFEWVVDTGKFKSKSKNSPFIGWKLKGKPLGIVNKGKIYWSNL; translated from the coding sequence ATGAAAGTTCTCTTCAAGAACGCAAGAGTTATAAATCCAAATCAAAACCTTGATGAAGTCCTTGACTTACTTATAATTGATGGGAAAATAGAAAAAATCGGCAAAATTGAAGAAACAGAAACTTTTGAGGTTTATGATTTAACTGGTAAGATAATCGTTCCTGGTTTCGTTGATATGCATGTTCATTTGAGAGAGCCGGGTTTTGAGCATAAAGAAACGATTGATTCTGGAATTGAAGCCGCAGCAAACGGCGGTTTTACAGCAATTTGTTGTATGCCAAACACCGAACCAGCAATTGATGAACCCGGGGTTGTTGAATATGTCAAGAAAAGAGCTAATGAATCTTTAGGTGGAATCGTTGATGTTTATCCCATTGGTGCAATAACTAAGAAAAGAGAAGGTAAAGAGCTTGCCCCAATTGCTGAACTAATTGAATCTGGCGTAATTGCGTTTTCGGACGATGGTAATTCAGTTCAAGATTCGGGAGTAATGCGAAAAGCGTTTGAGTACATTAGCATGTTTGATAAAGTGATAATTCAACATTGCGAAGATAGAACATTAAGTCAAAACGGGATGATGAATGAAGGTTATTGGTCAACTTTGCTTGGATTGCCTCCATATCCAGCAATTAGCGAGGAAATAATTTTGTATCGTGATTTGAAGTTGATTCAGTATTTGAAACCTAAAATTAAAAATGTTAAGTATCACATTGCTCATATCAGCAGTAAAGGTTCGGTTGAGCTATTAAAGAAATTTAAAAACGATTTAAACATAACTGCCGAGGTCACACCACACCACTTGCTTTTGAGGGATAAAGATATATGGAGTTCTGGTTATGACACTAACTTAAAGGTAAATCCGCCGTTGAAGGGTGAAGAAGATATTGAAGCGCTTATTTCAGCATTGAAAGATGGGACGATAGATGTAATTGCAACCGACCATGCTCCTCATGCGCCTGAGGAAAAAGAATCAGATTTCGCATCCGCGCCTTTTGGAATTATTGGGCTTGAAACTGCTGTTGGCTTAATTTTGAGTGAATTCGTCAATAAAGGGATTATCTCAATTCAAAGAATGGTGGAGTTATTTTCAATTAATCCGCGAAAGATCCTTGGTTTACCACAGGTAAAGATAACTGAGGGTGAAATTGCAAATTTAACGATAATTGATTCCAGCTTTGAATGGGTTGTGGACACAGGGAAATTTAAATCAAAATCAAAGAATTCTCCATTTATTGGGTGGAAGCTTAAAGGGAAACCGCTCGGAATTGTGAACAAAGGTAAAATATACTGGTCAAATCTGTGA
- a CDS encoding FtsX-like permease family protein — protein sequence MFKLPFTTFIAWRYLRTKRKMTFVSIISLISLIGVTIGVSALIIVLSIFNGFNGLVTKILVEFDPHIRIEKKLNLSEDDLPQIEKAIADIKQIKGYASFVISKAMLISDRNNRVLYIKGIEPDKANIVSGLPDKIVLGSFDLSENENLPKIILGLTIADRVNALIGDTITLISPSFSTMFGLIQPKVKKFIVSGIFESNNKDYDGYYAFISLKSAQELFELDGKINGVEIRLYDMGQSENVKKIIQSRLGENFQVKTWYDLHRDLYSVMQIERWAAYVILSLIIFVATFNILGSLTMSVIEKVRDIGILKAMGAKDSDIIKIFMFEGIIIGIIGTVIGSLIGFTVCYIQIKYHIFPLDPTVYIVPSLPVEMKVTDFIAVGLAAILLCSIASFYPAKRAASILPSEAVRWE from the coding sequence ATGTTCAAACTGCCTTTTACAACCTTCATCGCTTGGAGATACCTTCGCACCAAAAGGAAAATGACTTTTGTTTCAATCATAAGTTTAATCTCGCTCATTGGAGTTACAATCGGCGTTTCAGCTCTTATAATTGTTTTATCTATTTTCAACGGATTCAACGGACTTGTTACGAAAATACTCGTTGAATTTGATCCCCATATAAGGATTGAGAAAAAACTTAATCTAAGTGAAGATGATTTACCGCAAATAGAAAAAGCAATTGCAGATATAAAGCAAATTAAAGGATACGCAAGCTTCGTTATAAGCAAAGCAATGTTGATTTCCGATAGAAACAACAGAGTTTTATATATAAAGGGAATTGAACCCGATAAAGCCAATATCGTTTCAGGGCTTCCTGATAAAATTGTCCTCGGAAGTTTTGATCTCTCCGAAAATGAAAATTTACCCAAAATTATCCTTGGACTAACAATTGCAGACAGAGTAAATGCACTCATAGGAGATACAATAACTCTCATAAGTCCAAGTTTCTCCACTATGTTTGGACTCATTCAACCTAAAGTGAAAAAATTTATCGTCTCAGGAATCTTTGAATCAAACAACAAAGACTACGATGGATATTACGCTTTCATTTCACTTAAGTCAGCACAAGAACTTTTTGAACTTGATGGAAAAATCAACGGAGTTGAAATTCGGTTATACGATATGGGTCAGTCCGAAAATGTAAAGAAAATAATCCAATCTCGTCTTGGTGAAAATTTTCAAGTAAAAACTTGGTACGATCTTCACAGAGATTTATATTCTGTAATGCAAATTGAAAGATGGGCTGCATATGTTATCCTTTCGCTCATAATTTTCGTTGCAACATTTAACATCCTTGGTTCGCTTACGATGTCAGTGATTGAGAAGGTAAGAGATATTGGTATTTTAAAAGCAATGGGCGCAAAAGACTCAGATATAATCAAAATTTTTATGTTTGAAGGTATAATTATCGGCATAATTGGGACAGTTATTGGAAGTTTAATTGGCTTTACCGTTTGCTATATTCAAATCAAATATCACATCTTCCCTCTTGATCCAACAGTTTATATAGTTCCTTCGCTTCCCGTTGAAATGAAGGTAACAGATTTCATTGCGGTCGGACTTGCTGCGATTCTTCTTTGTTCAATTGCCTCCTTTTATCCCGCAAAAAGAGCTGCAAGCATACTTCCTTCAGAAGCAGTGAGGTGGGAGTAA